One genomic segment of Hordeum vulgare subsp. vulgare chromosome 2H, MorexV3_pseudomolecules_assembly, whole genome shotgun sequence includes these proteins:
- the LOC123431314 gene encoding peroxidase 2-like, producing the protein MAALSRAAMVLTMMGLAATSALSQPSLISMTTDVPLPDGLSYDFHALSCNNLQNMVRDAVQGAIARDAGVVPGLLRLFFHDCFPQGCDASILLTGGNSEQNMGQNVGLRRSVLDLIESIRATVHRACGPTVSCADITSLATKEAVMQSRLPGYDVPLGRRDSLTPATAQQVGILPGPDSNVQQLVRTFADRGFDKMDLVALSGAHTVGKASCGSFRSRAGENADFVRMLQQVCARNPRHLQDLDVATPNTFDNRYYNNLQVGRGVLNSDMALTLDGDTKNWVNNFAGNQGWFFSQFSTSMRKLAHLPGGNIGEIRNNCFRRNGNGDSVVLASEGFAASV; encoded by the exons ATGGCGGCGTTGAGCAGGGCAGCGATGGTGTTGACCATGATGGGCCTCGCTGCCACTTCAGCCCTTTCACAGCCGTCGTTGATCTCCATGACCACCGACGTGCCCCTTCCCGACGGCCTGTCCTACGACTTCCACGCCTTGTCCTGCAACAACCTGCAGAACATGGTGCGCGACGCCGTGCAGGGAGCGATCGCGAGGGATGCCGGTGTCGTCCCCGGCCTCCTCCGCCTCTTCTTCCACGACTGCTTCCCTCAG GGCTGCGACGCGTCGATCCTGCTGACGGGAGGCAACAGTGAGCAGAACATGGGGCAGAACGTTGGGCTTCGGAGGAGCGTGCTCGACCTCATCGAGAGCATCCGCGCAACCGTGCACCGTGCATGTGGGCCCACCGTCTCCTGCGCCGACATCACCAGCCTCGCCACCAAGGAGGCCGTCATGCAGTCCAGGTTGCCAGGCTATGACGTGCCGCTCGGACGGCGGGACAGCCTCACGCCCGCCACGGCCCAGCAAGTCGGCATCCTGCCCGGACCCGACTCCAACGTCCAGCAGCTCGTGAGGACCTTCGCCGACCGCGGGTTCGACAAGATGGACCTTGTCGCGCTCTCCGGTGCGCACACGGTCGGCAAGGCGAGCTGCGGTAGCTTCAGGAGCCGCGCCGGAGAGAACGCCGACTTCGTGCGCATGCTCCAGCAAGTCTGCGCCAGAAACCCTCGCCACTTGCAGGACCTCGATGTGGCCACCCCTAACACGTTCGACAATCGCTACTACAACAATCTGCAGGTGGGGAGGGGAGTGCTCAACTCCGACATGGCGCTCACCCTCGACGGGGATACCAAGAACTGGGTCAACAACTTCGCCGGGAACCAGGGGTGGTTCTTTAGCCAGTTCAGCACCTCCATGAGGAAGCTGGCGCATTTGCCAGGAGGAAACATCGGCGAGATCCGCAACAACTGCTTCAGGCGCAATGGGAATGGAGACTCTGTCGTCCTCGCTAGTGAGGGTTTTGCAGCCTCAGTTTGA